CAAAAGTGTGCTGGAGGCAGGATTCCTATATGGCCAGTGGCGTCTCTATGGCTGGACCATGGAGCCAGGTTTGTGTGCCAGCGCGCCCCCTGCCCTACCTCGTAGACTGCTTAGTCTCGCGCCCCACAGAGAAGACTATCTTCATCATCTTCATGCTGGTGGTCGGACTCACTTGGTGCTCAACCTGCTGGAGCTGGGACACCGCTGTGCCGCTGCCTCAGCGGGGGGTGAGGGCCCGGCAGGGCCAGGATGTGCCCCGGCCCAGCGCACCTCCTCGGAGCCCTACCCTGACCAGGTCTTCTTCTACCTCCCCGTGGGCGAGGGCCCCTCGTCCCCGCCTTGCCCTACCTACAATGGGCTCTCATCCAGCGAGCAGAACTGGGCCAACCTGACTACGGAGGAGAGGCTGGCTTCTTCCAGGGCCCCCCTCTTCCTGGACCCGCCTCCCGAGAGTGGCCAGAAATCCCCCAGTCGCCCCAGCAGCTCTGCTTCCAAGAAGCAGTATGTGTAGGGGGCTGGGGCTTATGTCCCCCAACAGAGGGGCCCAAGGAAGTCTGGCTGCCTTGGATGCCCTCTCCCTAAAGACTGCAGGAAAGAGGGGAGCAAGGGAAGCAGATGCTTGCTGGCCAGGAGCCCTCATTGCAGATTGTGTTTGAGCATCTGGGGCTTTCCTGGTGACCAGAGGGGCACCATGGATCCCCCTCCAGAACATGACTCTGCCAcaggcacagacaaagccagcttGGGGTGCTCCAGACCAAAGGCCTTGTGGGGCCTCTGGACTTTTTCACCTGGTTCAGAGCAACCCGGAGCCAATTTACCCCTCCCTCATGAAAGATTCACCTCTGCCCACGTTGTCCTCACAGGAAAGGGCTGGTTGAGGCTGCTGGGTCAGAGAGCTCACACACAGCCTGTGCTGGATCTGGCCCTGTCGAGGGGACTGGTGTCTCGTTCTCACTCCTTCCTAGTTCCACTGTTTATGCTTCTAAAATAAACAAGACTTGGTCACAAGCTACGTGTGTCCTGATGCTGTCATGATGTGCCTCCTGGGAGGTTGGGGGGCAGTCGCCTGGCCCGGCTTCCTTTTCTTTGCAGTCTCATATGATCCGTCTTTGGCCTCTGCAACCCCAACTCCACCCAGCGTCTTAAACCCTCAAACCCCTACATCCTGCCTCTCAGCAGCCCTGAGTCCTGAACGCTCACCTTTTGAAATGCCTCTACCACGCAGCCCCCCACAACGGCCAAAGCCCCTGCCTGTCCCCATCCTGCCCCATGGCCATCCAGTGCCCTGGCCATGCTGAGTGCAGTGTGCTTCCTTACTGGACACTCTGCTCCCAAGCCCTCTACCCTATCCCAGCTCATTCTGGACCCCTTGGTATTTGGGGAGGCAGATTTAGATCACTTGCCTCCTCCTACCTTGGCCCTTTCTAGTCTGCCCCCGCTAAAGGCCTGCAACATATCTCCTCCCCATGCACTGAGTACAGAGAAATCTTGCCTCTGAGTCACAAAGTTTGcagtaaaagtagaaaaaaatggaactggatggggcgcctgggtggctcagtcggtcaagcgtccgactttggctcagattgtgatctcgcagtttgcgagttcgaaccccgcgtcaggctctgtgctgacagctcagagcctggagcctgcctcggattctgtgtcccctctctctgccctccccagcttatgctctgtctctctctgtctcaaaaataaataaaacgttaaaaaaaaaatggaactggaTCGTGACGGATGAATAGTTCACTGGGAAGGGCAAGAGGACGCTGAATACTCAGGCAGAGAAAACTGTTTTTGcaaaagcacagagaaggggaaTGGGCAGGGGGTCCTGGGGGTGCTTAGGGCCTGGTGAGCCATCCAGGATGGGGGAAGTATGGGTGAGGATGAACCCAGTATTGGCAGAGTTGACCCTTCATGGAAGGTGACCCAGGTGGTGGCGAGCACTCAGATAGTGGCCCTCAGAGGCAAGCTGGCTGTCTTCCCCTAGTCAGGGAGATCTGGGGCTGGACAGGGACCTGGGGTCCATCCCATGTGGCCACACGCCTCTCCTTGAGAGCTTTACAGCATGTTGGCAGCTCATCCCTACTCCCATCGAGATAGGTCTCCAAACACCAGCTCTGTACCCCTCACCCTAGAACTAACTTATTCACGACTTACCCATCAAGTTTGGATGCTCAGCCTGAAAAGTTACAGCCCTATAATTCCTCCGGCTTCTGTTGTTCCTTCTGAATCCCAGAGATCTGACAGACCAGCCTCCTCATGGCTCCCCAGACTCATCCAGGTATGTTCCCACCTTGCTCCTTTGATGACCTATagtg
This Lynx canadensis isolate LIC74 chromosome C1, mLynCan4.pri.v2, whole genome shotgun sequence DNA region includes the following protein-coding sequences:
- the GJA4 gene encoding LOW QUALITY PROTEIN: gap junction alpha-4 protein (The sequence of the model RefSeq protein was modified relative to this genomic sequence to represent the inferred CDS: inserted 4 bases in 4 codons), with amino-acid sequence MGDWGFLEKLLDQVQEHSTVVGKIWLTVLFIFRILILGLAGESVWGDEQSDFECNTAQPGCTXVCYDQAFPISHIRYWVLQFLFVSTPTLVYLGHVIYLSRRRKREAKERRRRGRRREMKKRKQECAEKKREEPRVKDGRSGGRATERDPRALMGTYVASVLCKSVLEAGFLYGQWRLYGWTMEPXFVCQRAPCXYLVDCLVSRPTEKTIFIIFMLVVGLXLVLNLLELGHRCAAASAGGEGPAGPGCAPAQRTSSEPYPDQVFFYLPVGEGPSSPPCPTYNGLSSSEQNWANLTTEERLASSRAPLFLDPPPESGQKSPSRPSSSASKKQYV